Proteins encoded in a region of the Nicotiana tomentosiformis chromosome 9, ASM39032v3, whole genome shotgun sequence genome:
- the LOC138898350 gene encoding uncharacterized protein has product MVYGFNDAILRRKLWEDIKEIHDHMAEPWAVMGDFNCVLHIDERIWSPVTLSEIREFKQCVDECTLQDMKSLGAFYTWNNKQGGSDRVYSRIDRVLAHNEWILALPDSEVYYRNEGTFDYCPAIIRWAGD; this is encoded by the coding sequence ATGGTGTATGGTTTCAATGATGCAATACTAAGAAGGAAATTATGGGAAGACATAAAGGAAATTCATGATCATATGGCAGAACCGTGGGCAGTCATGGGGGATTTTAACTGTGTTTTGCACATAGATGAAAGGATTTGGAGCCCAGTTACATTGTCAGAAATAAGAGAGTTCAAACAATGTGTTGATGAATGTACTTTGCAGGATATGAAATCTTTAGGGGCTTTCTATACATGGAATAATAAGCAAGGTGGATCTGATAGAGTATATAGTAGGATTGATAGGGTGTTGGCTCATAATGAATGGATATTGGCTCTTCCAGATTCAGAGGTCTATTATAGAAATGAAGGGACTTTTGATTATTGTCCAGCTATAATAAGATGGGCAGGAGATTAA